CCCACGGCACCAGGCCGGGCAGGACGGGGCAGAGGAGGACGGCCAGCGTCAGGAGCACGCTCTGCAGCCCCAGGATGGCGATGCCGGCGAGGAACCCGGGGTGGTAATGGAGCACGTGGTGGTAGCGGCTCACCCACCTACGCTGCTGCCGCAGCAGCTGCGGGGCGCCCTCCGCCCCGCGGGTGAGCACGCGGCAGCGGTGGTCGTCGGCGAAGACGACCTTCGCGCCGGGCAGGCGCCCGAGCTTCTGGGTGAGGAGGTCCTCGTCCCCGCTCGGGGCGCGCCCGGCGGCACCGAAGCCGCCGACGGCCTCGAACGCCGAGCGGCGGTACGCCAGGTTGTTGGCGCTGCTCGCGAACCTCAGACCGAAGCGGGTGAGACTGCGCGACACGAGCATGAGTGTGAACCAGTCGACCGACTCGAACCGGTCGAGCAGCGTCCGCGCCTCGCCGCGGCGGCTGGTGGAGACGTAGCCGGCCACCATGACGACGTCGGCCGCGAAGTAGGAGGCCATGCCCGCCACCCAGCGGCGGTCGTGAACGCAGTCGGCGTCCGTCGCCAACACCAGTTCGCCCGTGGCGGCGCGGAGGCCGTGCTCGACCGCGTTCACCTTCGGAGCCAGCCGCCTGCTCGGCGCGGTGACGCTCACTGGTCGGAAGCGTGGGTCCTCGCGTGCGAACCGCTCGATGACGGCGGCCGTGCCGTCCGTGGAGCGGTCGTCGATGACGACGAACTCGAGCCGGCCGCCGTACTCCTGCGCCGCCAACGACGCCAGGGTGGCGGGCAGGTCGCGCTCCTCGTCGTGGGCGGGCACGATGACGCTCACGCTGGGCGTGGCGCTCGTGCGCTTGAGGGGTGTGGAGCGCAGGGCGCCCACGATCACCATGATCATCAGCGCCAGGTAAGGCACCTCGACGAGGTAGAGGGCGACTATGAGGGCGGTCTGCACTGCCGGGCCTTCGCTTCCGCTTGCGTCGCTGGGCTGCCGCGCGGCGCCGCCGCGTCGGTCGGTCTGGTGAGGATGCTACCACCGCCCACGCGGACCCGGCGCCGCGACCGGACCGGGGCCGGCGCGAGGTTACGCTTCGGTGGTGGCGAAGGACGGCGCGCAGAGCTTCCACGCTTTCCTCACCCAGTTGCCGGGCTACGAGGACCAACTGGCGGCCTACCAGTTCATGCCGCCGCGGTCGGGGGTGGTGGAGACGGCGTTCGACGGCCCCTTCGCGGACCGACTCGCGGCGCTGGGGCTGACGCCCTACTCCCACCAGGCGCGGGCGCTGGCGGCGGTGGGCCGGGGCGAGAACGTCGTGGTGGCCACCGCCACCGCCTCGGGGAAGTCGCTCGTGTTCCAGCTCCCGGTCATCGACGCGTTGGCGCGGGGGCGCACGAGCTTGCTGCTCTACCCGACCAAGGCGCTCGCTGCCGACCAGCTCCTGAAGCTGCGCTCCCTCGCCGTCGCGACCGGGGAGGGCGCGGACGGGGTCGGCGCCTATGACGGCGACACCGCGCCGGAGGAGCGCCCCCTCGCGCGCGAGCGGCTGCGCGTGGTCCTCACCAACCCCGACAT
Above is a window of Trueperaceae bacterium DNA encoding:
- a CDS encoding glycosyltransferase, producing MQTALIVALYLVEVPYLALMIMVIVGALRSTPLKRTSATPSVSVIVPAHDEERDLPATLASLAAQEYGGRLEFVVIDDRSTDGTAAVIERFAREDPRFRPVSVTAPSRRLAPKVNAVEHGLRAATGELVLATDADCVHDRRWVAGMASYFAADVVMVAGYVSTSRRGEARTLLDRFESVDWFTLMLVSRSLTRFGLRFASSANNLAYRRSAFEAVGGFGAAGRAPSGDEDLLTQKLGRLPGAKVVFADDHRCRVLTRGAEGAPQLLRQQRRWVSRYHHVLHYHPGFLAGIAILGLQSVLLTLAVLLCPVLPGLVPWVLGLWAVKAGIEFVGMGVGTRQWDRRDLWGVSTLWWSLLHPPFIATASIGSFLKPSAWYAGADGYRRRYLQRRLREFRRRARQGLARP